In the genome of Cryptomeria japonica chromosome 8, Sugi_1.0, whole genome shotgun sequence, one region contains:
- the LOC131064682 gene encoding uncharacterized protein LOC131064682: MQGLHGQFAWLCKGVLSSSLSEIKCLSTQQHFHHLVDNSAVAWLRPHIAGFIRNLHYFRCGSEVRSLNPHIGIGQQRRGIRMRVRNGNVEETLKFMQRRMTSSGMERLIRNAPRWHIKDSEKRILAQKKREKKERSQNLARKLKSILVKKVRGL; the protein is encoded by the coding sequence ATGCAGGGGCTTCACGGCCAGTTTGCGTGGCTTTGCAAGGGAGTATTGAGTTCGTCTCTTTCTGAAATCAAATGCCTTTCCACCCAACAACACTTTCATCATTTGGTAGACAATTCCGCAGTGGCATGGCTGAGGCCGCACATTGCAGGTTTCATAAGAAACTTGCATTACTTTAGGTGTGGCAGCGAAGTTCGATCCCTGAACCCCCACATTGGCATTGGACAGCAAAGGCGAGGAATTCGCATGAGAGTGCGAAATGGGAACGTGGAAGAGACGCTGAAGTTCATGCAGAGGCGCATGACCTCCAGTGGAATGGAGAGGCTCATCAGGAATGCTCCACGTTGGCACATCAAGGACTCCGAGAAGCGTATTTTGGCCCAAAAGAAACGAGAGAAGAAGGAGCGCTCCCAAAACCTTGCAAGGAAGCTTAAATCCATTCTCGTAAAAAAAGTCAG